The Aminithiophilus ramosus genome contains a region encoding:
- a CDS encoding tyrosine-type recombinase/integrase — protein MSPSSSLVTLKTPYRDATAALDAFLAIRKAEGVSPATLENYRHTVGLILREHPDFLERPREALLAFVSDADNDWTRFTRLKTLRVFCAFLVEEGILDADPARGIKAPMPRRKIDAPSMEAVKAFLNALDGSHFAELRLKVMLFVALDTGLRRGELCGLRKDNFDAEGLLLTVRPETSKTRTGRVVPVSPQTAREIRRFVALHLAEWRTPWLFPTETGTKLAPSGLGQQIRRASARTGLKLKIHGLRHLCATEFLRETGNIVLTAQLLGHTSISTTSRFYEHLTISDLQEAHGKAAVVSSVLENPRKRSISPKKRPHRR, from the coding sequence ATGTCGCCCTCATCGTCCCTCGTCACACTGAAAACCCCCTACCGAGACGCCACCGCCGCCTTGGACGCTTTCCTCGCCATCCGCAAGGCGGAAGGGGTCTCCCCGGCCACTCTGGAAAACTACCGGCACACCGTCGGCCTCATCCTCAGGGAGCATCCTGATTTTCTCGAACGCCCCAGAGAGGCCCTTCTGGCCTTCGTCTCCGACGCGGACAACGATTGGACGCGGTTCACCCGGCTCAAGACGCTCCGGGTTTTTTGTGCGTTCCTCGTCGAAGAAGGGATTCTCGACGCCGACCCCGCACGTGGAATCAAGGCACCCATGCCGCGAAGGAAGATCGACGCTCCCTCCATGGAGGCCGTGAAGGCCTTCCTGAATGCCCTCGACGGGAGTCATTTCGCCGAGCTCCGGCTGAAGGTCATGCTCTTCGTCGCCCTCGACACGGGCCTCCGCCGGGGAGAGCTCTGCGGGCTCAGGAAGGACAATTTCGACGCCGAAGGGCTTCTCCTCACCGTCCGACCGGAGACGTCCAAGACTCGCACGGGACGGGTCGTCCCGGTCTCGCCGCAGACGGCAAGGGAGATACGGCGCTTCGTGGCCCTTCACCTCGCGGAGTGGCGGACTCCTTGGCTTTTTCCGACGGAGACAGGGACGAAGCTGGCGCCGTCAGGCCTCGGGCAGCAGATCAGGAGAGCCTCGGCCCGAACGGGGTTGAAGCTCAAGATTCACGGACTGCGCCACCTCTGCGCGACGGAGTTTCTGAGGGAGACGGGCAACATCGTGCTCACCGCGCAGCTGCTGGGGCACACCTCCATCTCGACAACGAGCCGATTCTACGAGCACCTGACAATCTCCGACCTCCAGGAGGCCCATGGGAAGGCCGCCGTCGTCTCGTCGGTCCTTGAGAACCCTCGGAAGAGGAGCATTTCCCCAAAAAAGCGGCCACATCGCCGATAA
- a CDS encoding PG0541 family transporter-associated protein, translating to MKGLWIFCNESISEEVIALFEEGGVEGYTAWPAVLGCHRGCKTRWNDAVFPGRNWAFFVAEEDSLIAGLVERLKLFKGRDEIHRAGIRAFVQPLEERL from the coding sequence TTGAAGGGACTGTGGATCTTCTGTAACGAAAGCATCTCCGAAGAGGTGATCGCTCTTTTCGAAGAGGGCGGCGTCGAGGGCTACACGGCCTGGCCCGCCGTCCTGGGCTGTCACCGCGGCTGCAAGACCCGCTGGAACGACGCCGTCTTCCCCGGCAGGAACTGGGCCTTCTTCGTCGCCGAAGAGGATTCCCTCATCGCCGGCCTTGTGGAAAGGCTCAAGCTCTTCAAGGGACGGGACGAGATTCATCGGGCCGGAATCAGGGCCTTCGTCCAGCCCCTGGAGGAGAGGCTCTGA